The segment ACGGTCTTCTTGTTGTCCTTGGCGAACGCCTGCTCGAGAACGGCGTTCTCCTTGACGAAGCCGGTGACCCGACCCTCGACGATCTTCGGCAGGGCGGCCTCGGGCTTGCCCTCCTCGCGGGCGGTGGCCTCGGCGACGCGGCGCTCGTTCTCGAGCTCCTCGGCCGGGATCTCCTCGCGGGAGAGGTACTTCGGCGCGAAGGCGGCGATGTGCTGGGCGACGTCCTTGGCGGTGTCGGCGTTCTCCTGGTCGAGCTCGACGAGGACACCGATGGTCGGCGGGAGGTCCGGGTCCGACTTGTGCATGTAGACGCCGACGAAGCCGTCGTTGTCGAACTGCGCGAAGCGGCGGAACACGATCTTCTCGCCGAGGGTCGCGTTGGCCTCGTCCACGAACTGCTGGACGGTCTGGCCCGGGGCGATCTCGGAGGCCAGGGCGGCGTCCAGGTCGGCCGGGGAGGTGGCGGCCACGTGGGCGGCGATCGCGTTGGCGACCTCGACGAACTTGCCGCCCTTGGCGACGAAGTCGGTCTCGCAGTTCAGCTCGACCAGGACGCCGGACTTCTTGTCCTCGGCGATCAGCGCGGCGACGGCGCCGTTGGAGGCGTCGCGGCCCTCGCGCTTGGCAACGCCCTTCTGGCCCTTGATGCGCAGGAGCTCGACGGCCTTCTGGACGTCGCCCTCGGCCTCGTCCAGGGCCTTCTTGCAGTCCATCATGCCGGCGCCGGTGAGCTCACGGAGCTTCTTGACGTCCGCGGCGGTGAAGTTCGCCATGGTTGTGATCTCTTCTCACGTCTCGCGTGTCTGCGTGGGAAAGTGCCGGGGCCCGGGGTGCGGGCCCCCGGCACGGGAGAGAGGGGCACCCACCGGCTCAGCCCGGCCGGTGCCCCTCGCCCTGGTGGTGCGTCAGGCCTGCTCGGCCTCGGCGGCCGGGGCCTCAGCGGCCGGCGCCTCGGCAGCGGCCTCGGCGACCGGAGCCTCGGCAGCGGCCTCGGCCGGGGCCTCGGTGGCGGCAGCCTCAGCGGCGGGGGCCTCGGCGGCCTTCTCGCCCTCGAGGATCTCCTTCTCCCAGGCGGCCAGCGGCTGGTCGGCGCCCGGCTCGGCCTTGGTGTCGCCCTTGGCGACACCGGCGCGGGACTTCAGGCCCTCGGCGACGGCGTCGGCGATCACGCGGGTCAGCAGGGTGACGGAGCGGATGGCGTCGTCGTTGCCCGGGATCTTGTAGTCGACCTCGTCCGGGTCGCAGTTGGTGTCGAGGATGGCGACGACCGGGATGTTGAGCTTCCGGGCCTCGCCGACCGCGATGTGCTCCTTCTTGGTGTCCACGATCCAGACGGCGCTGGGCACGCGCTGCATGTCGCGGATACCGCCGAGGGTCTTCTCCAGCTTGTCGTACTCGCGCTGGAGGACCAGGAGCTCCTTCTTGGTGAGGCCGGAGCCGGCCACGTCCGTGAAGTCGATCTCGCCGAGCTCCTTGAGGCGCTGCAGGCGCTTGTAGACGGTCGAGAAGTTGGTCAGCATGCCGCCCAGCCAGCGCTGGTTGACGTACGGCATGCCCACGCGGGTCGCCTGCTCGGCGATGGCCTCCTGGGCCTGCTTCTTGGTGCCGACGAAGAGGACGCTGCCGCCGTGGGCAACGGTCTCCTTGACGAACTCGAAGGCGCGGTCGATGTAGTTCAGCGACTGCAGGAGGTCGATGATGTAGATGCCGTTGCGCTCCGTGAAGATGAAGCGCTTCATCTTCGGGTTCCAACGACGGGTCTGGTGACCGAAGTGGACGCCGCTCTCCAGCAGCTCCCGCATCGTGACGACGGCCATGTGCCGTGCTCCTCGTGTGTTGCCCGGCGCGCCGTGGGGGCAGTCGCGCCCTGCGGGGTGCCGGGGTACTCGGTTTTGTCCGTGCCGGTCGGGCGACCGTCACGCCTGACGCCCCGACGTGCCAAGCCGCCCGGCCTGCGCGAGGCTTGCGGCCTCGGCGGGCTCGGCGGACCGAGCGGCACTCGCACCGTCACGGCCGCTCCCCCGAGGGGGGCGGACCGCCGGTGGCGGGGCGTGCGAAGTCGACCCGGCAGACCGGGTCGCGTGTGAAGTGTACGGGAAGCCCCGAGCGGCGGGCGACTCCCGGCGCTCCCGCCACCCTGTTCAGCGCCGTCCCGCCCGGCCCGCCGCCTACCGTTCACTCCTGCGGGGGACGGCAGTTGTCCACAGCCCCCGGTCTGTCCACAGGCCCCGAATCCGACGCGCGCGACGGACCGCGCCGGCCCCACCCTGGTGACCCGCCCCGGCGGACGGGGCGGCGTGCGGGCTGCGGCCGTGCTGTGGGTCTCGACGGGTTCGGAGGTGCAGCGTGTACGGGCGGGGTGGTTCGACGGGGTGGCGGCGGTGCCGGTGGCGGACTGGGGCGGTGCCGGTGCCGGTGATGACGTTGGTGTTGGTGTTGGCGTTGGTATCGGTGGTGGCGCTCGGTGGGTTGGCACCGGCGTCGGCCGGGGCTCTTCCGGCCGGGGCCCCTGCGGCGAGGGCCGCCCCGGCGGCGCGTTCCCTCGCCGCGGAACCGGGGCCCGGGCGGGGGCGGGTGTGGCCGGTGGGCGGCAGGTCGGGGCTGCTGCGGCGGTTCGATCCACCGCCCTCGCGCTGGGCCGCGGGGCACCGCGGCGTGGACCTGGCGGCCGCGCCGGGCAC is part of the Kitasatospora cineracea genome and harbors:
- the tsf gene encoding translation elongation factor Ts; this translates as MANFTAADVKKLRELTGAGMMDCKKALDEAEGDVQKAVELLRIKGQKGVAKREGRDASNGAVAALIAEDKKSGVLVELNCETDFVAKGGKFVEVANAIAAHVAATSPADLDAALASEIAPGQTVQQFVDEANATLGEKIVFRRFAQFDNDGFVGVYMHKSDPDLPPTIGVLVELDQENADTAKDVAQHIAAFAPKYLSREEIPAEELENERRVAEATAREEGKPEAALPKIVEGRVTGFVKENAVLEQAFAKDNKKTVAKVLDEAGVTLKRFVRFRVGA
- the rpsB gene encoding 30S ribosomal protein S2, whose protein sequence is MAVVTMRELLESGVHFGHQTRRWNPKMKRFIFTERNGIYIIDLLQSLNYIDRAFEFVKETVAHGGSVLFVGTKKQAQEAIAEQATRVGMPYVNQRWLGGMLTNFSTVYKRLQRLKELGEIDFTDVAGSGLTKKELLVLQREYDKLEKTLGGIRDMQRVPSAVWIVDTKKEHIAVGEARKLNIPVVAILDTNCDPDEVDYKIPGNDDAIRSVTLLTRVIADAVAEGLKSRAGVAKGDTKAEPGADQPLAAWEKEILEGEKAAEAPAAEAAATEAPAEAAAEAPVAEAAAEAPAAEAPAAEAEQA